Proteins found in one Xenopus laevis strain J_2021 chromosome 1L, Xenopus_laevis_v10.1, whole genome shotgun sequence genomic segment:
- the LOC121402894 gene encoding protein kinase C theta type-like — MVSVSKKRRREEQKTTDEEMMTKKIKLEDNISIAANDHHENTESSRKRSRSSDDSATVEEERSSQKRQSIEAEHLPEHIITNYAFHWSLGRGSFGKVFLASLPTKKEQVAVKVIRKTRREDLKGMIKKEARILKVTSGSPFLCHGYAAFQTNQYAFLVMEYAGGGNLRNLLSIKHQLKKRHIIFYSAELICGLQYLHSLGIIHRDLKPENILLTCEGHVKIADFGVSAEGVFDRKKIGGVIGTNWYMAPEMQASKKYNAAIDWWAFGMILNEMATGRSPFESNQQDVRSSKLTDKPVFPEWMSETLQDLLQKLLKKRPHKRLGVNGNIREHPLYKKISWEDVERQRIPPPIRLEDDHPDADINLPFLQCNTTSDSDDGILECFTYLNPSW; from the exons ATGGTGTCTGTATCCAAGAAAAGACGAAGAGAAGAACAGAAGACTACAGATGAAGAAATGATGACGAAGAAGATCAAACTTGAGGATAACATCAGTATTGCTGCAAATGACCATCATGAGAATACAGAAAGCAGCAGAAAGAGATCAAGGAGCAGTGATGACAGTGCCACTGTAGAAG aagaaagaAGCAGCCAGAAGCGACAGAGTATTGAAGCTGAACACTTGCCAGAACACATTATAACCAACTATGCGTTCCACTGGAGTCTCGGCCGAGGCTCATTTGGCAAA gtGTTTTTGGCTTCATTACCAACGAAGAAAGAACAAGTGGCTGTAAAAGTCATCAGGAAGACACGCAGAGAAGATCTGAAGGGCATGATCAAGAAGGAGGCCAGAATCCTGAAAGTTACTTCCGGCAGTCCATTCTTGTGCCATGGCTATGCTGCCTTCCAAACCAAC CAATACGCCTTCCTCGTCATGGAGTATGCAGGGGGAGGCAATCTCAGGAATCTGTTGTCCATCAAGCATcagctgaaaaaaagacacatcat ctTTTACTCAGCAGAACTGATTTGTGGACTTCAGTATCTCCATTCTCTAGGCATCATCCATCG TGACCTGAAGCCTGAAAACATCCTGCTTACCTGTGAAGGACACGTAAAGATTGCCGATTTTGGAGTTTCAGCAGAAGGAGTGTTTGACCGCAAAAAAATTGGTGGAGTAATAGGAACAAACTGGTACATGGCCCCAGAG ATGCAAGCTAGCAAGAAATACAATGCAGCAATAGACTGGTGGGCATTTGGGATGATACTCAATGAAATGGCCACTGGTAGATCCCCTTTTGAGAGCAACCAACAGGATGTGAGAAGTTCCAAGCTCACTGATAAGCCGGTGTTTCCTGAGTGGATGAGTGAAACATTGCAAGATCTCCTGCAGAAG CTTCTGAAGAAAAGACCACACAAACGTCTTGGAGTGAATGGAAATATAAGGGAACATCCACTCTATAAGAAAATCAGTTGGGAAGATGTTGAACGTCAAAGGATTCCACCACCGATCCGACTGGAAGAT gatcATCCTGATGCAGATATCAACCTTCCATTCCTGCAATGCAACACCACTTCAGATTCAGATGACGGCATCCTTGAATGCTTTACATATCTGAATCCCAGCTGGTAG